A single window of Salvia splendens isolate huo1 chromosome 8, SspV2, whole genome shotgun sequence DNA harbors:
- the LOC121743018 gene encoding uncharacterized protein At2g39795, mitochondrial-like: MALNNIIRRAASRVVPLAFRASAASQRYLHHHGAACPCCAAVTQPSRNLLPRVFPSVAHHYSTKPKSDESLARVIKSEIECALETQEEDEVEVPEGFPFKIEDHPGQQTITLLRDYNGESITVEVHMPDISAEDENEKDDDEEQDDEQGSQSCIPLVVRVSKQNGPSLEFTCTAYADEIAIDSLSIKDPNTSEEQVAYEGPDFGDLDENLQKSFHKFLEIRGIKPSTTNFLHEYMINKDSREYVAWLENLQKFVEA; encoded by the exons ATGGCCCTAAACAACATTATTCGCAGAGCAGCTTCGCGAGTTGTACCTCTGGCATTCAGGGCTTCCGCCGCCAGTCAGAGGTACCTTCACCACCACGGCGCAGCCTGCCCCTGTTGTGCCGCCGTCACCCAACCCTCGCGCAATTTACTCCCTAGGGTATTTCCTTCGGTAGCCCACCACTACTCCACCAAGCCTAAATCGGATGAATCGCTCGCCCGAGTTATCAAATCCGAGATTGAATGTGCTCTCGAGACCCAGGAAGAAGACGAG GTGGAGGTTCCTGAAGGCTTCCCCTTTAAAATTGAAGACCATCCTGGACAGCAGACCATAACACTGCTCCGAGACTACAACGGAGAAAGCATTACTGTCGAAGTCCACATGCCTGACATCAGTGCGGAGGATGAGAATGAGAAAGATGACGATGAAGAGCAAGATGATGAGCAGGGAAGTCAGTCTTGTATCCCATTGGTTGTCAGAGTCTCCAAGCAAAATGGGCCGAGCTTAGAGTTTACTTGCACTGCTTATGCTGATGAGATTGCCATTGATAGCCTGAGCATCAAGGATCCCAACACTTCCGAGGAGCAAGTAGCCTATGAAGGACCTGATTTTGG GGATTTGGATGAGAATCTGCAGAAATCCTTCCACAAGTTTCTTGAAATCAGAGGAATCAAGCCGAGCACGACAAATTTCTTGCACGAGTACATGATTAACAAGGACAGCAGGGAGTACGTCGCGTGGCTGGAGAATCTTCAGAAGTTTGTTGAGGCTTAA